Proteins encoded within one genomic window of Couchioplanes caeruleus:
- a CDS encoding PadR family transcriptional regulator has product MRSSSRASLREPSYFVLAALLDGRLHGYAVVKRVAELSGGRVKLAAGSLYSVIDRLLGEGLLLADGEEIVNGRARRYYRLTDSGQAVLAEEADRLAEAARVVHDRLPNPTSPRPETGRRSTRRALPA; this is encoded by the coding sequence ATGAGATCAAGTTCGCGCGCCTCCCTGCGGGAGCCCTCATACTTCGTCCTTGCCGCGCTCCTCGACGGACGGCTGCACGGATACGCGGTGGTCAAGCGCGTGGCGGAGCTCTCCGGAGGACGCGTCAAACTCGCCGCCGGCTCGCTGTACTCGGTGATCGATCGGCTACTCGGCGAGGGCCTGCTCCTCGCCGACGGCGAGGAGATCGTCAACGGCCGAGCCCGGCGCTACTACCGGCTTACCGACAGCGGTCAGGCGGTGCTGGCCGAGGAGGCGGACCGGCTCGCCGAGGCGGCCCGCGTCGTGCACGACCGGCTGCCGAACCCGACTTCCCCCCGGCCGGAAACCGGCCGACGATCCACCCGGAGGGCCCTGCCAGCATGA
- a CDS encoding MFS transporter, which translates to MTAYAGLADPPRVGGRWISLLSVANLGLWVGYYAPLQVLLPLQAEQVAGADKATALGVITGVGALVAVVAGPVAGALSDATTARTGRRHTWTVVGALISLVGLILLSGQHTLLGLTLCWCLAQAGLNLLQAGITAIVPDRTPVAQRGSVSGWVGLAQSSGVVLGVLLVTAVVSGMSAGYLLTGVVVVLAAVPFVLLTRDPPVAAELAPRFTVRSVLSGFRFAAGEAPDFAWAWATRFLVQLGNAMATLYLLYFLRDQIHHPDAEQGVLLLVLVYTAGILLTVVAGGVVSDRTGRRKPSVILSGYVMAAAALLLALWPTWPGAIVAAALLGLGFGVYLSVDQALITQVLPGARDRARDLGIINIANSAPQVLGPALAFPIVAYLGGYPALFLSVAAVTLLGSVLVTRIRSVP; encoded by the coding sequence GTGACCGCGTACGCCGGCCTCGCCGACCCGCCGCGGGTGGGCGGGCGCTGGATCTCGCTGCTGTCGGTGGCCAATCTCGGCCTGTGGGTGGGCTACTACGCGCCGTTGCAGGTGTTGCTGCCGCTGCAGGCCGAACAGGTGGCGGGCGCCGACAAGGCCACCGCGCTGGGCGTCATCACCGGCGTCGGCGCGCTCGTCGCCGTCGTGGCGGGCCCGGTCGCCGGCGCGCTCTCCGACGCGACGACGGCCCGGACCGGGCGGCGGCACACCTGGACCGTGGTCGGCGCCCTGATCAGCCTCGTCGGGCTGATCCTGCTCTCCGGGCAGCACACCCTCCTCGGGCTGACGCTGTGCTGGTGCCTGGCGCAGGCCGGGCTCAACCTCCTGCAGGCGGGGATCACCGCCATCGTCCCGGACCGGACGCCGGTGGCTCAGCGGGGCAGCGTCTCCGGCTGGGTGGGGCTGGCCCAGTCGTCCGGCGTGGTGCTCGGCGTCCTGCTGGTCACCGCCGTGGTGAGCGGGATGAGCGCCGGCTATCTGCTGACCGGTGTCGTGGTGGTGCTCGCCGCCGTCCCGTTCGTGCTGCTTACCCGCGACCCGCCGGTGGCGGCGGAGCTCGCACCGCGGTTCACCGTCCGGTCGGTGCTGTCCGGGTTCCGGTTCGCGGCGGGCGAGGCCCCGGACTTCGCCTGGGCGTGGGCCACCCGGTTCCTCGTCCAGCTCGGCAACGCGATGGCGACGCTGTATCTGCTCTATTTCCTGCGGGACCAGATCCACCATCCGGACGCCGAGCAGGGTGTGCTCCTGCTCGTCCTGGTCTATACCGCCGGGATTCTGCTGACCGTCGTGGCCGGGGGAGTGGTGTCGGACCGCACCGGACGGCGCAAGCCGTCGGTCATCCTGTCCGGATACGTGATGGCGGCCGCGGCGCTGCTGCTGGCACTCTGGCCGACCTGGCCGGGGGCGATCGTCGCGGCCGCCCTGCTGGGCCTGGGCTTCGGCGTCTACCTGTCGGTCGACCAGGCCCTGATCACGCAGGTCCTCCCCGGGGCGCGGGACCGTGCCCGCGACCTCGGCATCATCAACATCGCCAACTCCGCGCCGCAGGTGCTCGGCCCGGCGCTGGCCTTCCCGATCGTGGCCTACCTGGGTGGCTACCCGGCGCTGTTCCTGTCGGTGGCCGCGGTGACCCTCCTCGGATCGGTGCTGGTGACCCGCATCCGCTCGGTGCCCTGA